The genomic window CTGGAGACTGCGGCCCGCCACATCCACGTTCCCCAGATCGTCGACCGCCGCGACGAGCTCACCGAAAAGATTGCCGAACTCGAAGACGAGATCGGCGTGGGTGCACGCGACGACCGGCTCAGCAGCTACATCTCCCTGATCAACCAAAAGATCAAGGACAAGGCAGTAGCACTGGAACTGGAGCACAGTGAGTCGCCCATCCGTCTGGACCCGCGTGCACTGACTGTGGTGGCCGACACCCGCCGCGGGCCGGAACGCCTGTCCGACATGGGCGGTGGTGAGAACTGGATGGGCTACCACGTTGCCACGCTGCTCAGCCTGCACGAGTGGTTCTGCGAGCAGGACAACCCAGTGCCCCGCTTCCTCATCCTCGATCAGCCTTCCCAGGTGTACTTCCCTGAAGACGCCACCGACGACAGCGTCCTCGTGGGACAGGACCGTGCCTCGCTGCTGAACTTCTACCAGACCGTCCAACGGACCATCGACGCCCTCGACGGGGCCCTCCAGGTCATCGTGATGGAGCATGCCGACCTCGACGACGAGCCGTTCCGCAGCGCGGTCCGGGACCGGTGGCGGCGCAGCAACGGCAAGGCACTCGTACCCGATGCCTGGATCACAGAAGAGATCCCAGACCGATGATCCAACGGCTCCGGGCACACCTGGTCGTGCCGGACAACCGCGTCGCCCGCGAAGCAGCCGCCGTGCTGGACGTGCAAGGGGCTGCCGGGCGGGCTCTACGACTCCGAGGGTGAGCTGCATGTCGAGGCGGAGCCGCAGTACCCGGCCTGTGCGGCCGCCCGGGAGGAGCTGCTGGGCGTGGTGGGGGTGGTGGTTCGTCGGGCGGGCCTGGATGGCGCCTGGCGGCCGGATGCGGTCTGTCGGGTCGGGGTGGATGACCCGGCTGGGAGCCCGTACCGGATCGCCCGCCTGCCCGCTCCTCCGCCTCATGCGTGAGGCGGAGGGAGTCAGCTGCCGTTCAGGCGGGGTTGGTAGCTGTCCAGGGGCCGTCGACCGATTTCTTTGGCTGCTGCTGGAGCGCCGCGATGGCGTCCTTGATGCGCCCGGTCCGTCGCCCGCTGTGTGGCCTGCTGCTCGCCGCCGTCCGCTCGCCGTCCCCAGCCGGTCCGGCTCATTCGTCTGCGCCCCGTCCTCGGGTACTGGCCGCCGCTACGCCGTTCTCCACCCGGCCCGGCCCGGCCCGGCCGGGTTCGGTTCGCTGCGCTGCTGCTGATTTCCTCGCTCAGGATGTGCAGGGCCTCCTCTGCGTCCTGGCCGGTGATGTACCCACGCGCCATCCGCAGGGCGAACAGCCCGAGCTCGCGGTTCGCGTCCAGCCGCTGTCGCGTCAACCCGTGCCCGCAGGCCACCGGCGCCCGCCACGCCTCGACCGAGTACCCGTCAGGGCCCGTCCGCTCTCCAGCTCGGTGGCCGGCAGCTGCCGAGCGTGGAGGCGCTGCGGGGCGTTGGCCGTGCGGGCCGCGTGCTCGGCCGGGCCGTCTTACTTTTGGTAAGTGCGCTTCCAACGTGCCTGGTGCTGGCGGTCGCCCTGGCCGGCGCCGTTGATCTGGGGGAAGGAGAGCAGGCTCGCGCCGTTGTTCCAGAGGCCGAGCAGGTCGCGGTGCAGGGCCCAGATGCCGTGTTCGGTGCACAGGTTCTGGGCGGGGCGGGTGAAGCGGGAGGTGGTGACGAACACGGCGACCTGGGCCCGGTGGTGCTGGAGCGCGCCCATCATGTCGCGGATCTCCCGGGCGGGGATGGCGTTGCCCGGGTTGTACCTCTTGCACTGGACGATCATGGTCCGGCCGTCGGGCAGGACGCCCTTGATGTCGGCGCCGTTGTCGCCGGCCCCGCCGACCCGCTCCACCTGGGTGCAGCCGTCCCGCCGGCACAGGGCGGCCACGAAGTCCTCGAACTCGGTGCCGGTCATCCGGTCGACCTCGGCCAGCGTTCGGTGCCCGGCCGCGACGGCGTCCAGGTTTCGCCACCGCCGGTCCTCCTGACGGGCGGTCCGGTCCCTGCGCCACAGCGTCCAGCCGCCCGTCGCAAGGCCCGCGACCGCCAGCGCGACCACTACGTACACCCACACCAGCTGCCAGAACACGACCAGCAGCACGGCGGCTGCCGCCAACCCGCCGATCCCGAGCACCTTCAGCCTGGCCGCTCGCCGCCTGGCCGCCGTCGACCTGCGCTTCCTTCCCATCCCCGCCCCCTCGCGTCCATCGGATCTGACTCGCCATCTCTCCCCCACCAACAGTCGGAGTGAACACCGCCGCGGCCCTTGCCTTCCAGGCGTGACCTGCTCACTCCAACGAGTGCTGCACCGCTCGCCTGCTGTGCCCGTGCCGGGGCTCGATCGGCGGGAAGGAGGGCTCGAAGCTGGAGCTGCGGGAGAAGGCAAGCCCGGACCGGCTGGAGTGCCCGACGTGCGAACAGGACCGCGCCGTCAAGGACTTGGGCCCGCTGGTGCTGCCCGCCCCGACCAAATGCGAGCTGGTGGCCGCGCTGGTCTCCACCCCGGATGACCCGTGGTGGGAGGACCGCGTGCTGCACGCCAAGCTCTACCCGGCGAAGGGCCGTCAGGTGTGACCTGTTGGTTATGGTGGGGGTGTTTTGGCCTTGCTCGTGGTGTTGTCTGGACCTTTGGTTGTGCCTGTCGGGGGCGTCGGGTGGGTGGGGTCGGGCGGCTGGTGTGGTGACTGTTTGTGGTGGTGGCTGTCGTCCGGTGCCGCCGACGCCGTCTCGGGTGCGAGTGGGGTGTTGTGGGCGGGTTTTCGGGGGTGAATTCCGCTGGTAATTCCGTGTGGTTGTTTTGGCGGATTGGCCGCCGGGTGGTGGTGTGAATTCGGGTTGGAATTGCGGTGGTGTGGTGGTGGCGGGGGTTGGTGTTCGGTTTGGTGGGGTCGGGCTGGGTGCTTCTCGGTGGCCGCCGTCCGGGCCGCCGGCCTCGGCGGCTCCCCGCTTCCCCGGCGCCTGCCTGCCCGTCCGCTGCTGGGCCCGGCCGTCGTCCTGGTCGGCCGCCAGGCCGTCCCGCTGCGCCCGGCTCGGCCGCGCCGTCCCGCTGTCCGGGTCGGTCCGGGTGCTGCTGGGCACCGCCGTTCCGGCTGGACGGCTGGGTGGCCGTCAGGCCGCCGTGGAGGCCGCTCTGGTGGCGGCTCGGTTGTAGTCGGCGGGTTGTCGCGCCCCTTGTCGCGGTGCCTGTCGCGATGGGGTGGTCTCGTGTGGTGTGACGTGGGCGGATGCCCCTGATCCCCTGTGTGTGGGCTGGGTGCGACAGGTGGGTGCGACAGGGTGCCGGGGCGGGGCTGCGGTTGATGCTCGGTGGTGGCTGTCGAGAAGGCCGGCCTTCTCGGCGGCCTGGTGCTGGTGGTGGTGCTCGGCGGCCGGTGGTGGGCGGCCGGGTGGTGGGTGCGGGTGCAACACGGTGTTGCACCAGGGTGCAACACGGGGCCGTGTTGCGGGTCTGACCAGGCGTTATGTGGCTGGGAGGGCCCGGGGCGGGCGTGTTGCAGTGCCGTGTTGCACCAGCTGCGCCGATCCGCCGGCCGCCAGGCCGGTTGTCCGATGCCACTGAACCTTGACCGATTGCCACTCAAGATTGACCACTGCTCAGTTCGTGCCATCGAACCTTGACTGCTCAGCCCCCACACCGCGCTGCTCAAGTCCTACGACCACCGCCAACCCGCAGGCCTCGTCGCTCTTCCCCGGGGATCAGCCGGCCCGCCAGGTGAACCACGGCAGCTGGCACGGGAAGACCGCCGTGACAAGACCGCCGCCTACTTCCGTACCTGCCCGCACGGCACCCAGGTGGGCGGTTGAGCCGGCGAGCAATGGGGTGGATTTTGCCGTCCCCAGACATTGTCGCTGCAGGTCACCGCAGGCGGGCGCCCGGTGTGATTCGCGAAGCCCGCTCCTAAGGTCGTTGCCGGTGCGCACCGCGATCGCAGAGCAGTGAAATTCGACAACCCCGCCGTCTTCTGCGTGAAGGGCAGACATGCCCACACCCCGACCAACGCAGGAGACCACCGATGAACAACCTGATCAGCCTGTCCGCCATCGTTCTGCTCGCCCTCGGCGGCGCCGCCACCTACATCGCTTACCACAACCCCCAGCTCGGCGCCGCCATCCTGGTGGGTACTGGCGTCATCGGCCTCCTCTACGCACTGCTGAAGAGCCAGAAGTAGCTGGTCCCGTGCCACTTAAGGTTGATCGACCAGGTCGAACCGGTTCTCGGCGGAGGCGATCCGCCAGGGACACAGTCCTCGGTGCCCGGCTGGCCAGCCGCCGGTCCTTGATACCCGCGCTGTTGGCCGTACCGGTCAGGGAGCTGACCTGGAGAGTCAAGGTTCGATGGCACGAACTGGGCACTGGTCAATCTTCAGTGGCAACCGGTCAAGGTTCAGTGGCACTGGACACCGGTGACCCGTGACAGCGAACTTGGGACGGTTGACGCCGAAGCCGGGACAACGCAGTTCCGTGACATCGAAGTTGGGAACCGGCCAGGTCAGAGCGGCGGTGATGCAGAGGCCGAGGCCGCGCTGATCTTCCATCGGCCGACTCTGCCTCACGCAGTTCACCGCGGCCGATGTGGTGCAGGTACAGGCGGCAGCAGCGGTGCCGGCACCTGTCGCGTACTGCCACCACCACTGGGCCTCGTGCGGGTGGCCGGCCAGGTGGAGCAGGCAGGCGAAGAC from Kitasatospora sp. NBC_01250 includes these protein-coding regions:
- a CDS encoding restriction endonuclease; amino-acid sequence: MGRKRRSTAARRRAARLKVLGIGGLAAAAVLLVVFWQLVWVYVVVALAVAGLATGGWTLWRRDRTARQEDRRWRNLDAVAAGHRTLAEVDRMTGTEFEDFVAALCRRDGCTQVERVGGAGDNGADIKGVLPDGRTMIVQCKRYNPGNAIPAREIRDMMGALQHHRAQVAVFVTTSRFTRPAQNLCTEHGIWALHRDLLGLWNNGASLLSFPQINGAGQGDRQHQARWKRTYQK